DNA from Chrysemys picta bellii isolate R12L10 chromosome 13, ASM1138683v2, whole genome shotgun sequence:
gaagttgaaaaattggaaagagtccagcagagggcaccgaaaattattaggggactgaagcacatgacttatgaggagaggctgagggaactgggattgtttagtctgcagaagagaagaatgagctgggatttgatagctgctttcaactacctgaaagggggttccaaagaggatggatctagactgttctcagtggtatcagatgatTGGACAAGGAGTaagggtctcaagttgtagtgggggaggtttaggttacatattaggaaaaacttcttcactAGAAgtttggtgaagcactggaatgggttacttagggaggtggtggaatctccttccttagaggtttttaaggttagacttgacaaagccctggctggggtgatttagttggggttggtcctgctttgagcagggggttgaactagatgacctcctgaggtcccttcccaatCTATGTTTCTATGTTTCAGTGATTtgccctatttatttatttattttaactctcAGGCCATGAGGTTTCCACTACTTGTCTCTGTGTACCCACTTGTTCCCCCCTCACCCATTCTATTGTCCCTCATTTCCCTCATGGTGCCAGGGGTTCTGTATGCCCCttcatccccctcctcccctcaacTATTCCATGGCCCTCCACTCTACCCCCATGCCAGGGTCTTTTTGTGCCCCTCCCATTTCTACCTTCAACACACAATGACCATGAGTCCCAGTTGGGGCTCTGTttgtcccccatttcccctgtGGCTGCTCCTGTTTTACCCTACTTGTGTTTCAAAACCACTTCCTTACTGGATAGCAGAGACTTCCCATTATAATATTTGTTTAATCAACCCCCCAATTTTCTGTCCAAAGGAAATTTCAGCAGCCTATTTTTTGCCAGCCCTGTGTTGAAATCAATTGGTAGaaactcattgacttcattggtctTTGGACCAAATTAATAATCTTCCTTTTCTATAATTATACCAATATTGCCTGGTAAAATGGGTGAGTCTAGGACTTTTCTTCTCCCCTCTAAAGTTATTAGTTTAAGTCAGAACTAGGGCTGTTAAATGATTAAAAACTTATGCACGATTAGTCACAAGATgaaaaaatgaattgcaattaatcacagttttaatcacactgttaaacaatattacAACACCAACTGAAATGTAgactaaatatttttaatgtttttctacattttcaaatatattgatttcaattacaacacagaatacaatatgtacagtgctcactttatattattatttttcattacaaatatttgaacagtaaaaaagataaacaaaagaaatattatttttcagttcacctcttACAAGTGTGGCAGTGCCATCTCTTTACTGTGAAAGTGcaaattacaaatgtagatttttttgttatataattgcactcaaaaacaaaacaatgtaacttttgtattttgtgttgtaattgaaatcagtatatttgaaaatgtagaaaaacatccaaaatatttataattggtgttctattattgtttaacagtgccattaaaactgtgattaatcacagtaatttttttttattgtgtttaattttttgagttaattagatgagttaactgcgattaattgacaccCGTAGTCAGAAACCTTTGAGGTTAAATTTCCCCTTATTTCATTGTATACCCATTGAGATTGGAAGTTTGACTCATTACTTTTTTATGTCTAAACTAAAGTATAAACATTATTACCTTTCATTTTTTGGGTAATATCGTAGTCCCATCAGCAGAAATGCCGAGGGACATTTGAACCTTCtcgtgggaaggaggaggagaatggcaTGTTAATTTAATTGAAAACATAGAATAAAAGTGAGCCAAGATGGATGGCAGAGGTGGGTTGTTCAGTCGGAACTCTGCAGGTCTCTTTGGTGAGTCCATTTGAGTTTACAAAGTAGAAGGGAAAGAAAGACAGAACCTGGCTCCTGAGATTCTGAATGAAGACGTTACCTGAAAGATTCCAGTTGGCCACTGTCTCAGAGGTAAAGCAACTTTGTTCACTCTTTCCAGTTTAAATGAAATACTTTGATTTAGAGAAGTAAACATACCTACTCTGTCCTGCTACACAGAATGTGTTTGCTTTACTGATACTGTGACACTGAGTAGATGAAAGGGCAATGTTAGAGGCTATACAGAAAGCCACATGTAAGGAAAGAACAAAGAGCACACCTCATCTTTATTGGCTCTCCATTATTTCCATTAGCCACAAGACTGTCATTTTCCCCCTCAAACACATGTGTTTTCATTCTCGTAAaatcagggtttaaaaaaaaaaagtaagaccTGGACTACCCAGAGTTTTTGCATCTATTTCTGTATTTCTGTTAGGGGTGTAATTTTCTACTTAAGTAGCATTAACACTACAATTCCTAGTGTGGACACTCATATATGGATATAAAGGTGTCTAATACTGATATAGCTTATTTCCCCTGATTGGTAATAACTTAGCACCTTCATACGGATATCATAGCATCTGCACTGGGCGGGTTGTACAGTTTTAACAATACCAGTGTGGTATAAATGTTGTGTGTAGATGAgccctcagtttctccttctctctcacgCAGTGACTTCTTTGTTCCTGTACCCTCTTGGTTTTCAATCTATTTTCTATGAATTTATATTCTGCACCCTTGTATCTGAAAAGACTTGTGTCCCTGTGTTTGTCCTTTGATCAGTGTTGGGGtacaaatttcaaaagcacctattattattattattttcaaaaatcacctataataacaataacaacaacaacaaaacaataataataataataataataattattattattattattagctgtCTTTGTCTTACAGTAGCTCCCTGGGCATAGACCAGGAccctactgtgctaggcactgtagagAGGTAGAACAAAAAGATGCTCCTTGCTCCAGAGAGCAAAATCAATGGGATTGTTCACAGTAGTAAATTTAATcctgtgtgtaagtgtttgcaggattggggctttattGTAAGACTGATAGACTGCAAGTCAACACTGAGAGGGaagcacaaagaaacaatgagacaacccTGGTGGTTAAGAGAGGTGGTAGTCTTAACTCACcaggggtgagattttcaaaagtgcctaaaggtGTTTAGTGCCCAAATTCCACTGACTTTGAAATTCCAACCCTGATTCAAATACTGttattcacagaatcatagaaatgtagggctaaaAGAggcatcaaatccagccccctagattattcctgacaggcgtttgaccaacctgtttttaaaaaactccaatgatagggattccacagcctctcttGGAATCCTGTTCCAGGGCTAAACTACTCTTTGAGTTAGAAAGTTTtctgatatctaacctaaatctccttgctgcagattaagtccattgcttcATGTTTTACGTTCAGTGGGCATGCAGAacaatttttttactttactttataacagcccttcccCATAGTTGAACACTGTTATCAGATCCCtctcagtctgcttttctcaagactaagcatgcccagttattttaacctttcctcttaggtcaggctttctaaaccttttatcagtttttgctctcctctggattctctccaatttgtctgcatctttcctaaagtgtggtgctcagTACTGGAGacaatgctccagctgaggcatcaccagtgctgagtagagcaggacaattacttcctgtgtcaTAGGTACAAGACTCCTGTTAATACAAACCAAAATGATACTAGCCTTTTTTTGCGCCTTTTTCACatcgttgactcatattcaatttgtgatccactataatccccaggtccatTTCAGGAGTACTACTGGCAACTAGCcatttattcctcattttgtagttctgcatttttttccttctaaatgtAGTACTTTACACTTATATTTACTGAATTTCCTCTTATTGAATTCAGAACAATTCTCCAATTAGGGAACTTAGTCTGTCTCCTCAACTAAGTCAATGACACAATAAAAAATTGGGTGAAGCAGGTTTAGAACATTTATTGAATTAATTGATGATACAGCAATAGAGTTAATCTCCTTCAGATTGTAATAATGTAATatattcttttttgtttttgccctAGACACAATCCATGGCAGACACAGAGCAGGGAAATCAAACATCTGTCACGGAGTTCATCCTCTTGGGATTCGGGGATCTTGTTGACCTCCAGATCCTTCTCTTTCTGCTGTTTCTATTGATCTATATTGTGACTGTCACTGGGAACATCCTCATTGTGGcgctagttgtggctgatcagcaccttcacacccccatgtacttcttcctggggaacctgtcctgcttggagacctgctacacctccaccatcctgcccaggatgctggccagtttcctgactggggacagaaccatttctgtcAGTGGTTGTATTGCACAGTTTTATTTCTTTGGTTTCCTAGTGACTGTTGAGTGTTATCTCTTATCTGCAATGTCTTATGATCGTTACTTAGCCATATGTAAACCACTCAATTATGCAGCCATCATGAATAATGCAATTTGTAGCCAACTAGCAGCTGGATCTTGGATGACTGGATTCTTAGTTAGCATCATCATCATATTTTTAATATCACAATTAACATTTTGTGGCCCCAGTGtaattgaccatttcttttgtgatttcaccCCAATAATAAAGCTATCCTGCAGTGACACCCACATGATGGAACTTGTCACTTTCATGCTGACATTTATAACTACCCTGCCCCCATTTCTATTAACCCTGGCAACCTATGTTTATATTATATctaccatcctgagaatcccttctaCCACCGGGAAGCAAAAGGCATTTTCCATCTGCTCCTCTCACCTGATTGTAGTTACAATTTTCTATGGGGCCATAATGATTGTCTACATGCTGCCAAAAACTGACACATTGCGAGATCTGAACAAAGTGTTCTCTGTCTTGTACACAGTTCTGACTCCACTGgtcaaccccctcatctacagcctaaGAAACAAAGAGGTGAAGGAGGCCCTGAGAAAAGCTGTCAGGAAATGTTTGGCTTTCACAAGAATGTAGCAAATTAGATTGAATGTTATGAGGTTAAAATGAAATTGAGGTAAGCTGAGCTGATTTACTGAGTCAAAGATGCAATCAGGATGGTCTGTATCTGGTCATGTTTAGCTAGTGGGTGAAAGTAAGGATGAAACCTggttaaaaaatgtaattttttttctgaaattttaactgttttaatttttaattttaaaaaagttttataaTTTCAAGAGAATTTTTCATATATCAAAAAATCCTGACCAGCCCTAGTGAGGATATCGGCTGTAGGTGATGTTTCTTAACTAGGTTTACAATTGGAGTGGGTAAGAACAGTCAAGTAATAGTTCATGTAATAATTTGATATTTTTCTGAATGTTACtaattctttttgttgttgtttttcaatagAAAACAAGTATGTGTCAGCTTTCCCAAAACCAAAAACTGAATTTCTTTTTTGAAAACCAATTTTTATAGGAAACCAAAAAAAATGTCAATATTAATTtgtcttttgatttttgtttgttggttttggtTGTTGCTGGAAAACTGGAAATAATGAAAACTTGgatgaaaaaaatatgttttgttcAAAACGCCATTTTTCATCCGAAAATGTTTTGCCAAAAATGTTCACCTTGGacttgtatttttgtgtgtgtatggagtCTCAGAGCAGTCTGTGAAATTGAGGCCAGTGAAGTGGTTAATACAAATTCCCCATAACTACTGGCTATGCAAAAAACCTGCCTTTTGAAACCTTTGTCTGATGATTACCTGGTCTCAGAGACTGGACATCAAAAACCCGTGCTGTATACAATTCATGCTTGTTCTGGTTCTGAATATGAGACATTGATGGACTGGTAAtcatggggaaaacccagttgtgggttctgaaggactgacacctaccagagtCCAAGGTTGGAgttggtggggctggggtgaTCTATTGTTAAGCATTTTAGCATGTGAGTAGGTTCTTTTATTACTTTAAGTATGTTCTCTCTTTAAGGCTTtttccttaagaataaatgtattaggttagtctctaaggtgccacaagtcctcctgttcttctttttgcggatacagactaacacggctgctactctgaaacctttcattatgcaaggcactgcatttagccgtatggagtggaaatccatcaacctcatgaggttagtctctaaggtgccacaagtcctcctgttcttctttttgcggatacagactaacacggctgctactctgaaacctttcattatgcaaggcactgcatttagccgtatggagtggaaatccatcaacctcatgaggttagtctctaaggtgccacaagtcctcctgttcttctttttgtatttgcttagaaagagctatgTTGTAATTTATGAATTCTGGTAATTAGgttattacagtagaacctccgaGTTACGAACACCATTGTTACGAGCTGACCAattaaccacacacctcatttggaaccagaagtacacaatcaggcagcagcagagaccaataaaaaaaaaagcaaatacagaacCATACTGTGTTAAACATGAGCTACtaagaaataaagggaaagcggcatttttcttctgcatagtaaagtttcaaaactgtattaagtcaatgttcagttgtaagcttttgaaagaactaccataacgttttgttcagagttacgaacatttcacagttatgaacagcctccattccttaggtgtttgtaactctgaggtactactgtaatagccttcagagagaaagcaaagtgcaggtgCTGGCCTTTTAGGCAACTGGGCTTGCTGGGTTATCACAGTGTAGTCAGGGAACTTGAGCAGCCAGGAAACACCTCAGACAGGAGGGAGAGCAACATGAGTCTCTGCCCAAgacaggtgatggctgaggaggcAGGAGCCTACAGTGGGTGTGTTTGAGGGACCATGAAGGGGAAATACAGCTGCAGTTGCCTTGAATGTTGACAATTACAATAATAAAGAAGGCTGGTG
Protein-coding regions in this window:
- the LOC101931935 gene encoding olfactory receptor 6N1-like, with translation MADTEQGNQTSVTEFILLGFGDLVDLQILLFLLFLLIYIVTVTGNILIVALVVADQHLHTPMYFFLGNLSCLETCYTSTILPRMLASFLTGDRTISVSGCIAQFYFFGFLVTVECYLLSAMSYDRYLAICKPLNYAAIMNNAICSQLAAGSWMTGFLVSIIIIFLISQLTFCGPSVIDHFFCDFTPIIKLSCSDTHMMELVTFMLTFITTLPPFLLTLATYVYIISTILRIPSTTGKQKAFSICSSHLIVVTIFYGAIMIVYMLPKTDTLRDLNKVFSVLYTVLTPLVNPLIYSLRNKEVKEALRKAVRKCLAFTRM